Proteins found in one Sorghum bicolor cultivar BTx623 chromosome 1, Sorghum_bicolor_NCBIv3, whole genome shotgun sequence genomic segment:
- the LOC8058796 gene encoding uncharacterized protein LOC8058796 — protein MAVGFRRTLTSLASSKSVAPSFLLDCARPKKLSYARVRSTSLPVRLHPLAAALHDSARALLAWADAPAQTGPAWVADGSRRAGRVLSGLADLLDHPQARDALRRHPWTEQLLDDLLLLADLHGSFRESLVALKQLLAETHAALRRRDYGARLGAALRAQRRSAREVSRLASAARDLSHRAAPGDEPDEATLADAFAAATAAVSAASSAVFAGVSAASAESAASAAPSPRTPTPYSPARTPGSPMWLVTDLLRRRRTVSFEDSCNEEEEERKAAMGRVRGLEECVDAAEAGCEEVYRALVNARVSLLNLLTPTF, from the coding sequence ATGGCAGTGGGGTTCCGTCGGACGCTCACCTCGCTGGCGTCTTCCAAGTCGGTGGCGCCGTCGTTCCTTCTCGACTGCGCCCGCCCCAAGAAGCTGTCGTACGCGCGGGTGCGGTCCACCAGCCTCCCCGTGCGCCTCCACcctctggcggcggcgctgcacgACTCGGCGCGCGCGCTGCTGGCGTGGGCGGACGCGCCCGCGCAGACGGGGCCCGCGTGGGTCGCCGACGGATCCCGGCGCGCGGGCCGCGTCCTGTCGGGCCTCGCGGACCTCCTGGACCACCCGCAGGCCCGCGACGCGctgcggcggcacccctggACGGAGCAGCTCCTCGACGACCTCCTCCTGCTCGCCGACCTCCACGGCTCCTTCCGCGAGTCGCTCGTGGCGCTCAAGCAGCTCCTCGCCGAGACGCACGCGGCGCTGCGCAGGCGCGACTACGGCGCCCGCCTCGGCGCCGCGCTGCGCGCGCAGCGGCGGTCGGCGCGGGAGGTGTCCCGCCTGGCCTCCGCCGCGCGCGACCTCTCCCACCGCGCCGCGCCCGGCGACGAGCCCGACGAGGCCACGCTCGCCGACGCCTTCGCGGCCGCCACGGCCGCCGTGTCCGCCGCCTCGTCCGCGGTCTTCGCCGGCGTGTCGGCCGCCTCCGCCGAGTCCGCGGCCAGCGCCGCGCCGtcgccgaggacgccgacgccCTACTCCCCCGCGCGGACCCCCGGAAGCCCGATGTGGCTGGTCACCGACctgctccggcggcggcggaccgTGTCGTTCGAGGACTCGTgcaacgaggaggaggaggagcggaagGCGGCCATGGGCAGGGTCCGCGGGCTCGAGGAGTGCGTCGACGCCGCCGAGGCAGGCTGCGAGGAGGTGTACCGCGCGCTCGTCAACGCCAGAGTCTCCCTGCTCAACCTGCTCACGCCCACATTctga